The DNA window CGTACTCGTGGCCGAGGACGGTGGCCAGGGTGAAGTGGTCGCGGTGCACGTGCGTGACCAGGAAGCGCTTGATGTCGCCGAAGCCGTAGCCGACGTCGCGCAGGCACCGTTCGAGGAGGTCGCGGGCGACCTCGATCGACCAGCCGCCGTCGATCAGCGTGAGCCCGTCGTCGGTCTCGATGACGTAGACGTTGATGGCCTTGAGGCCGTCCATCGGCAGCGGGAGCGGGATCCGGTGGATGCCCTCGGTCACCTTCCAGGCGCCCTCCTTGCTCCAGTGCTCGCCGGAGTCGGGCGACACGGCGTACGCCGTGGGCGTGTTCGAGGTCGTCACGTGGCGGACCCTACGGGGCCACGTCGGGGAACCCGAGGTCGAGGGTCGGCTGCTGGATCCCGCCGTCGATCTCGATCAGCTTGCCCGTGACGTACTGCCCGGCCTTCGACGACAGGTAGAGCACGCCGGCCGCGATGTCCTCCGGCTCGCCGACCCGTCCGAGCGGCGTCTTGCCCTCGAGCTGGCCCATCAGCTCGGGCTGGCCCGCGACGAACTCGAGTGCGCTGGTGAGGATCGAGCCGACGTAGATGCCGTTGACCCGGATCCGCGGCGAGAGGTCCTGGGCGGCCATCTTGGTCCAGTGCGCGAGCGCGGCCTTGGCGGTGCCGTAGGCGACGAACCCGCGGTCCGCCGTACGCCCCATCATCGAGCTGATCGTGACGACGCTCTTCTGCTTCCCGTCGTCGTCCTTGAGCATGAGGGGTACGGCGGCGCGGGTCAGCGCGTGCGCGGTCGCGACGTTGAAGCTGAACGCCTCGTTGAGGAAGCGCGGGCTGGTCTTGAGGAACTCCTTGGGGAACGTGCCGCCGACGTTGTTGACGACCGTGTCGAGGCGGCCGAACTCGTCGTACGCCGTCTGCGCGAGGCCGGCGACCGCGTCGAGGTCGCTGAGGTCGGCGGGGACGACGAGGCAGCGCCGGCCGATGGCCCGGACCTGCTCGGCAACCACCTCGAGCTGCTCCGGCGTACGGGCGGAGATGAGCACGTCGGCGCCGGCCTCGGCGAGCGCGACGGCGGTGGCGGCGCCGAGGCCGCGGCCCGCGCCGGTGACGATGGCGACCTGGCCGGTGATCTCGAACCTGTCGAGGATGCTCATGCCTTGCTCACCAGGCCTCGGCCGGTGATGAGCGGCAGGTCGAGGGCGGTCACCAGGCCGCCGGGCGACGCGACGACGGCGGGGACGGCGTTGACGATCCGCTGGGCGGTCGTGATCATCCCCGAGACGTTGTGGTCGCCGTGCTCGCCGTGGTGGGTGAAGTCGAGCTGCATGAACGGCTCGCCGGTGACGATCACCCGGTAGCCACCGCCACCCTCGGCCGGTTGCGGCCACTCGGGCATCTGGTCGGGGTGGGTGCGGGTGACGTGCTCGAGGACGACCCGGTCGACGCCGTCGACCTGTCCCCGCAGCTCGAACCGGACCGCGCCGCGGGTGCCGGCCTTGACGTCGCCGGAGACCGAGTCGGTGTCGAACGGCGCCGGCTGCTGGTCGACGTGCTCGGTCAGCGGCTCGTCGAGGACGATGTCGAGGCCGGCGGCGATCTGGCGCACGACGCTGCCCCACGCCATGGTCAGGATGCCGGGCTCCCAGAGGAACGGCCGGTAGTCCATCGGGCGCCCGAAGCCGAACATGTCGCCCATGACGACGGGCTGGTAGTACGTCGAGTAGTCGGCGATCTCCATGACCCGCACCTCGTCGATGCGCTGGCTCAGGCTGGTGAGCGCGAGCGGGAGCACGTCGTTGGCGAAGCCGGGGTCGATGCCGTTGACGTGCAGGCTCGCGCCCGTACGCCGTCCCGACTCGGCGAGCTGCTCGAGCATCTCCGGCGGCAGGATCTTCTCGGGCCACTGGAGCAGGACCGGACCGCTCGACGTGACGTTGATGCCGGCCTCGATGAACCCGAACAGGTCGCCGATGCACTCGAAGACCCGGTCGTCGGCCATCGCCGTGTGCACGATGCAGTCGGGCTTCAGCGCGATCAGCGCGTCCCGGTCGGTGGTGGCGAGGACCCCGAGCTCGCGGCCGAGCTCGGCCAGCTCTCCGGCGTCCTTGCCGTCCTTGGCGGGGTTGGACACCCAGACCCCGACCAGCTCCAGCGCCGGGTGCGCGTCGATCCCGGCGATCGCGTGGCGGCCGATGGTGCCCGTGGACCAGACGACGACCTTCAGTGGCTCTCCCATGCGCGCCAACCTAGAACACGTTCTAGTTGCTTGGGAAGGGTGCGGGTTTCACCGGTCAGCCGCCAGAACCCGCACGACACGCCGTTGCTGCCCGGCGTGTCGTGCGGGATTCGGCGGTCAGCCGGGGAAACCCGCAGGCGTGATCACCGGACACCGCGTGCCCGAGTAGATGGTCGGCATGCACCTGTTGCAGTGGATGCAGACGCCCTCGGTGGCGCGGCCGGCGGCGAGCTTGTTGACCAGGTCGGGCTCGCGGAGGAGTGCCCGGCCCATGGCGACGAAGTCGAAGCCGTCCTCCATCGCCTGCTCCATGGTGTCGGTCCGGTTGATGCCGCCGAGCAGCATCAGCGGCAGCGACAGGGCGGCCCGGAAGCGCAGCGCCTTCTCCCGGAAGTACGCCTCCTCGAAGGGGTAGGTCTTGAGGAAGCCCTTGCCGACCGGCGTCTTCATCCCGAGGCGGACGACGAGGGGCATCGTCGCGGCGAACTCGGTCAGCGGCGCCTCGCCGCGGAAGAGGTACATCGGGTTCATCAGCGACGAGCCACCGCTGAGCTGCAGCGCGTCGAGGGTGCCGTCGGACTCGAGCAGCTGGGCGTACTCGAGCCCGGCGTCGGTTGTCACGCCCCCCTTGAAGCCGTCCGAGAGGGAGATCTTGGCGGTCACCGCCACCTCGTCACCGACCTCGTCGCGTACGGCGCGCGCCACCTGGCGTCCGAGCTTGGCGCGGTTCTCCAGCGAGCCGCCATACCCGTCCTTGCGGCGGTTGAGGCCCGGCGCCAGGAACGACGAGATCAGGTAGCTGTGCGCCATGTGCAGCTCGAGGACGTCGAAGCCGGCGTCGACGAGCGTGCGCGCGGTCGCGACGTACGCCTTGGTGACGCGGGTCAGGTCGGCCTCGGTGGCCGAGCGGATCATCTGCATCGAGAGCGGGCTCGGCATCCGCGAGGCACTGATCGCCTTGACGCCGTTGGAACGACCGTTGGCCACCGGGCCGGCGTGTCCGACCTGCCCCGCGATCGCCGCGCCGGTGTCGTGGATCGCCGCGGCCAGCCGGGCCAGGCCGTCGCGGGTGTCCGGGCCGACCACGATCTGCTCGTGGTGGGTCCGCCCCTCCGGCGCGACGGCGAGGTAGGCGACGGTGGTCAGCCCGACGCCGCCGCGCGCCACGGCCAGGTGGTAGTCGATCAGGGCGTCGGTCACGTGGCCGTGCGGCGCCCGGCCCTCGAACGTCGCGGCCTTCACCGTCCGGTTGCGGAGCTTGACCGGGCCGAGCTGGGTCGGGGCGAACACGTCGGGAGCCACGACGGGCAATCTAGAACACGTTCCAGTCGAGGACCAGACTCAGGCGGCGGCGAGCTGGAACAGCTCTGGCTCGCTGAGCCCGGCGAGCAGCCGCGCCTCGGTCTCGTCGTACGCCCTCTCGTCGCGCAGGATCCGCAGCAGCCCGGCGTACCCGTGACCGGCGGCCAGGGTCACGACCAGCGACTCGGCGCCGAACCGGTCCAGCCACGCCCACAGCGTCCGGGCGTCGATCTGGTGCCGCGCGACCCGGGCGAGCACGAAGTCGACCCGACGGTCGGGCAGCTCCTCGTCGAGCCGGATCCGGACGTCGCCGAGGGTGGCGAGCGCCGGGTGGCGCGACACGCGGCGCGCCCGGCGGGCGGCCTCGCGGGCGGGGGATGCGGGGCGGGTGGCCAGGTAGGCCAGGAGCACGGCGAGCGGGACTCCGAGAGCGATCAGGGTGTTCACGACGGTTCCTCAGGTGGGGGCGGGACCTCGTTGTCCCGATGGCCCCACGGTGCCGCGACCCGCTTGGGGCCGGCTGGGACCGGACTGGGAGCCGTCAGGCGGCGTGGGCGCGGCGCTTCTGGTGGCGCAGCCAGATCAGGCCGGCGATCGGCAGGACGGCCGGCACGAAGCCGTAGCCGATGCCGTAGTCGGACCACACCGAGGCGTCCGGGAACCAGTCGCGCTCGACCAGGCTGAGCGTCCCGACCGTCAGCACACCGGCGAGCTCGACCCAGAGCATCACGCTGGCGAACCCGGTCCGCCCGACCGACGCCTGGCGGATCGCGACCCAGCCGAGGGCGTAGGTCACGGCGGCCGCGAGGGAGAGCCAGTACGCGACCGGCGCCTCGTCGTACTGGGTGGTCAGCTGCACCAGCGCGCGGGCGCCGGCGGCGAGGGCGAAGAGCGCGTAGAAGGCGAGCAGCACCTTGTGCGGCCCGCTGCGCGGGGTGTCGGTCATGCCGTCATCTCCAGTCGTACGGCGACCACAGCGATCGCGAGTGCGGCGACCGCCACGACGCCGGACGACCAGGGCGCGCGGTCGTCCTTGACCGACTGCATCGCGATCGGCAGCACGCACACGGATGCGAGCAGGTAGCCGACGTACGTCGAGGTCGAGTCGGGGCCGTCGCCACTGAAGGCGCCGAGCCCGGCCAGGGCGCGGATCACGAGCAGCACCTCCAGCATCCACGTCATCTGGTCCAGCCAGCCCGGCCGCTCGCCGCGCCGGAACGCCACGACGAGGGCGAGGACGACGACCAGCACCGCGTACCCGACCACGATGAAGGTGATCTGGGTGGACACGCTCGGCATGGGAGCATCATCGACCATGCCGTACGCCGAGCTGGTCGCCACCCTCCGCGCTGCCGGCTGCGTCTTCGCGGAGGACGAGGCCCGGGTGCTGACCGAGGCAGCTCGCGACGACGCCTCGCTGGCCTGGATGCTGGCGCGCCGGGTCGCCGGCGAGCCCCTGGAGCTGGTCGTCGGCTTCGCCGACTTCTGCGGGCTCCGGATCGCGGTCGCGCCGGGGGTCTTCGTGCCGCGGCAACGCTCGTCCGCGCTGGTCCGCGCCGCTGCAGCGGGGCTGGCCGCCGGGGACGTCGTCGTCGACCTGTGCTGCGGGACCGGCGCCCTCGGTGCGGCCCTGGCCGCCGGCGTACCCGGCCTGGAGGTGTACGCCGCCGACGTCGACCCGGACGCGGTCGCCTGTGCGCGGCGCAACCTGCCGCCGGACCGGGTGTTCGAGGGCGACCTCTACGAGGCCCTGCCCGGCGACCTCCGTGGCCGGGTGGCCGCGCTGGTCGTCAACGCGCCGTACGTCCCGACCGACGACATCGCCCTGATGCCACCGGAGGCCCGCGACCACGAGCACCGGGTCGCCCTCGACGGAGGCGCCGACGGGCTCGACGTGCAGCGCGGCGTCGTCGCCGGTGCGGGCGCGTGGCTGGCGCCCGGCGGGCGGCTGCTCATCGAGTCGAGCCGCGCCCAGGCGCCGGTTACCGCCGCACTGATGGCCGCCGCCGGCCTCGCCACCGCGATCACGCTCGATGACGAGGTCGACGGCACGGTCGTCATCGGGACCAGGAGCTGACCGTCTCCGCGAGCGGCACGGTCGGGCGGCCGAGGAGCCGGGCGAGGTCGCCGGTGGTGACGCCGAGGAGGCCCTCGGCGGCGTTGCCGTCGAGCGCGACCACGAAGCCGGCGGTGCCCTCGTCGAGCCCGGCGTCGAGCAGCGCGGCCCGGTGCTCGTCGGGCGTCAGTCGCTGGTAGGTGACCTCGCGGCCGAGGACCTCGCCGAAGACGAAGGCGAGCTCGTCGAACGACCACGCGACGTCGCCGGACAGCTCGTAGACGGCGCCGTCGTGGCCCTCGGTGCTCAGCGCGACGGCGGCCGCGTCGGCGTAGTCGGCGCGGGGAGCGCTCGCGATCCGGCCGTCACCGGCGCTGCCGGCCACCACACCGGTCGCCTTGGCCTGCTCGAAGGTCGGGAGGTAGTTCTCGGTGTACCAGCCGTTGCGCAGGA is part of the Nocardioides conyzicola genome and encodes:
- a CDS encoding SDR family oxidoreductase, producing the protein MSFVVTGATGPLGRRTVESLLERGVEPSEIVATGRSVEKLADLAQRGVRVERLDFDDVPASVPWLAAGDVLLLVSGSEVGRRVPQHTAVVELAQRAGVSRIVYTSAPAADDTTLVVAPEHAATEQVIRASGLPFTFLRNGWYTENYLPTFEQAKATGVVAGSAGDGRIASAPRADYADAAAVALSTEGHDGAVYELSGDVAWSFDELAFVFGEVLGREVTYQRLTPDEHRAALLDAGLDEGTAGFVVALDGNAAEGLLGVTTGDLARLLGRPTVPLAETVSSWSR
- a CDS encoding putative protein N(5)-glutamine methyltransferase — encoded protein: MKVIWVDTLGMGASSTMPYAELVATLRAAGCVFAEDEARVLTEAARDDASLAWMLARRVAGEPLELVVGFADFCGLRIAVAPGVFVPRQRSSALVRAAAAGLAAGDVVVDLCCGTGALGAALAAGVPGLEVYAADVDPDAVACARRNLPPDRVFEGDLYEALPGDLRGRVAALVVNAPYVPTDDIALMPPEARDHEHRVALDGGADGLDVQRGVVAGAGAWLAPGGRLLIESSRAQAPVTAALMAAAGLATAITLDDEVDGTVVIGTRS
- a CDS encoding diacylglycerol kinase, with protein sequence MGEPLKVVVWSTGTIGRHAIAGIDAHPALELVGVWVSNPAKDGKDAGELAELGRELGVLATTDRDALIALKPDCIVHTAMADDRVFECIGDLFGFIEAGINVTSSGPVLLQWPEKILPPEMLEQLAESGRRTGASLHVNGIDPGFANDVLPLALTSLSQRIDEVRVMEIADYSTYYQPVVMGDMFGFGRPMDYRPFLWEPGILTMAWGSVVRQIAAGLDIVLDEPLTEHVDQQPAPFDTDSVSGDVKAGTRGAVRFELRGQVDGVDRVVLEHVTRTHPDQMPEWPQPAEGGGGYRVIVTGEPFMQLDFTHHGEHGDHNVSGMITTAQRIVNAVPAVVASPGGLVTALDLPLITGRGLVSKA
- a CDS encoding SDR family oxidoreductase, encoding MSILDRFEITGQVAIVTGAGRGLGAATAVALAEAGADVLISARTPEQLEVVAEQVRAIGRRCLVVPADLSDLDAVAGLAQTAYDEFGRLDTVVNNVGGTFPKEFLKTSPRFLNEAFSFNVATAHALTRAAVPLMLKDDDGKQKSVVTISSMMGRTADRGFVAYGTAKAALAHWTKMAAQDLSPRIRVNGIYVGSILTSALEFVAGQPELMGQLEGKTPLGRVGEPEDIAAGVLYLSSKAGQYVTGKLIEIDGGIQQPTLDLGFPDVAP
- a CDS encoding NADH:flavin oxidoreductase; this encodes MAPDVFAPTQLGPVKLRNRTVKAATFEGRAPHGHVTDALIDYHLAVARGGVGLTTVAYLAVAPEGRTHHEQIVVGPDTRDGLARLAAAIHDTGAAIAGQVGHAGPVANGRSNGVKAISASRMPSPLSMQMIRSATEADLTRVTKAYVATARTLVDAGFDVLELHMAHSYLISSFLAPGLNRRKDGYGGSLENRAKLGRQVARAVRDEVGDEVAVTAKISLSDGFKGGVTTDAGLEYAQLLESDGTLDALQLSGGSSLMNPMYLFRGEAPLTEFAATMPLVVRLGMKTPVGKGFLKTYPFEEAYFREKALRFRAALSLPLMLLGGINRTDTMEQAMEDGFDFVAMGRALLREPDLVNKLAAGRATEGVCIHCNRCMPTIYSGTRCPVITPAGFPG